In the Dyella humicola genome, CCGGATCTCGAGGTGGTGGCGGAGTGCCGCTGCGCCGATGATGCGGTGGAAGCGGTTGGTTTGCGACGACCAGACCTCGTGGCGCTCGATCTCTCACTGCCCGACGGCAGTGGGCTGCCGCTGATCGAGCATTTGCGTAGCGTCGCGGTGGACACGCGCATCGTGGTGCTGAGCATGCATGACGGTGAACCTTACGTATCAGAGGCGCTGCGCCGCGGCGCCAGTGGCTACGTGACCAAGGGTGTGGCGCCGGAGGAATTGGTGGCCGGCCTGCGCGCCGTGATGCAGGGCGAATGCTTCCTCAGCTCCGATCTGCGCCGCCGTCGCGCTGAGCGACCGAGCGAGGGGCTGGATCCGATTCACCGCCTGACCGCGCGCGAACGCGAGGTGTTCCTGCTGCTGGCCGCCGGTCGAGCGCCCAAGCAGGTGGCCGGCGAACTGGGCATTGGCCAGAAGACGGTCTACATCCACCGCGCCAGCCTGATGGGCAAACTGGGAGCTGGTTCGGAGCTGGATCTCTACCGCATGGCGACTGAGCGCGGCATGCTTCCGCGACGCGCCTGATTTCCCCCTCTCCCCCAAGGGGAGAGGGGGCCAGAACTCAGGCCTGCGCGCGATCCAGCATCTGCTTGGCGTGGGCGCGTGTTTCACGGGTGATCTCGACGCCGCCCAGCATGCGCGCCAGCTCGTCGCGGCGTCCGCCGGCATCCAGCTTCTCGATTTGCGTGCGGGTGGACTCGCCGTCGCTGGCCTTGCTGACGCGCAGATGTGCATGGCCCTGCGCGGCAACCTGCGGCAAGTGGGTGACGCACAGCACCTGGCGTTGCCCGCCCAGGGCGCGCAGTTTCTGGCCGACGACTTCGGCTACGGCGCCGCCGATGCCGGTATCAACCTCGTCGAAGACCATGGTGCCAACCGTGTCCTTGCCCAGCGTCGCCACTTCGATGGCCAGGCTGATGCGGGCCAGTTCGCCGCCCGACGCGACCTTGCGCAGTGGGCGCGGCGGCTGACCGGGGTTTGCGCTGACCAGGAGTTCGCAGCGTTCGCGGCCCTGGGCATCGGGCTCATGCTCGGTCGATGCTTCCAGCTCGACCACGAGACGGCCACCGCTCATGCCGAGCTCGGCCATCAGCACGCTCACCTCGCTACCCAGGCGCGTGGCGGCATCGCGGCGCGATGCGCTGAGCTTGGACGCGCTAGCGTCGTAGTTCTTTTGCAGCTGCTCTCGCTTCAGAGCGAGCTGTTCGAGCGCATCGCCTGCACCTTCTAGTTCGGTGAGCTCGGCACGTAACGCCGATGCCTTGTCGTGCAGTTCGACCGCGGACACACGGTGGCGCCGGGATAGCTCGTGCAAACGGGTCAGGTGAGTATCGACGTCGGCATAGCGGGCGGGGTCCAGATCGACATCCTGTGCGTAGCGGCCCAGGCCGTCGGCGGCTTCGGTGAGCTGGATCGAGGCGTTGTCGAGCAGCTCCAACACGGGCGCCAGCTTGTCGTCCAGGGCCGCCAGCTTGCCCAGCTCCATATGGGCCCGGCTCAGCGCGCGACGCAGGGCGAAATCGCTGTCGCCATCCAGCAGCTCGACCACGCCACTGGCACCTTCGGCGAGGCGGCCAGCATTGGCCAGTCGCTTGTGGCTGGCTTCCAGCTCGGTCAGTTCGGCAGCGGGGAGGGCCCATTTGTCCAGCTCGCCCAGCTCGTGGCCCAGCAGCTCGATGCGCTGTTCGCGATCATCGCCACCGCTGAGCTTGCGGATGCGGGCGCCCAGTTCACGCCACTGCTGGGCCAGTTCGCGAATCTGCCCGACCAGCGTTTCGTTGCCCGCATAGGCGTCGAGCAGTTCCAGCTGATGGGCGCGCGACAGCAGGGCCTGATGTTCGTGCTGTCCATGGATCTCGACCAGCAGGGTGGCCAGATCGCCCAGCTGGCTGGCGTTGGCGGGGCGGCCGTTGATCCAGGCGCGCGAGCTGCCTTCGGCACGGATGACCCGTCGGAGCTGGCAGGTGTCATCCTCGTCCAGCTCTTCGCGCTTTAGCCAGGCACGGGCTTCGGGCAGGTCGTCCAGGCTGAACTCGGCGGTGAGTTCGGCCCGATCGCTGCCGGCGCGCACCATCCCGCTGTCGGCACGGGCGCCGGCCAGCAACATCAGGGCATCGACCAGCAGGGATTTACCGGCACCCGTCTCGCCGCTGACGACGGTAAGGCCCGGGCCGAAGGCGATCTCGGCTTCTTCAACGACGGCAAAATGGCGGACGTAGAGCGAAGTAAGCATGGGCGAGGGTATGGTGAAGTCGGTGGATTGTAGCGGTTGGTTGGGCCGGTTGACCGTGTCCGGGCTTGCGCGCGGGCGCGGCAGACCTTATTTCTTGTCTATCTCACGGATTGCTACAGCATGCCTCTTTCCTTCGGCCACGAACTCGATGCCCGCGCGCGACGCCTGCTGCGCACATTGATCGCCCAATATCTGGCCGACGGCGAGCCGGTGGGCTCGCGCACCCTGTCGCGCTCATCCGGATTGGACGTCAGTCCGGCCACCATCCGCAACATCATGGCCGACCTGGAAGAGGCGGGCCTGGTCGCCTCGCCGCATACGTCGGCGGGGCGCGTACCCACGCCACGCGGCCTGCGCCTGTTCGTGGACAGCCTCATCGAGTTGCACCCGTTGCCGCAGGACGAGATGGCCCGCCTGCGCCGCGAGTTGCCCCCGGGGCCCACCACCACGCGCGATCTGCTCGGCAACGTGTCATCCCTCCTATCGGCGATGACTCACTTTGCGGGTGTGGTCACAGTGCCGCGGCAGGTTGATTTTCCGCTGCGTCATATCGACTTCGTGCCGCTGCCGGACAGTCGCGTGCTGGTGATCCTGGTGTTTTCGGACAACCAGGTGCAGAACCGCATCGTTCAGCTGGCCAAGCCCCTCGACGGTCGCGAACTGGAGCAGGCCGCCAACTACCTCAACAGCCAGTACGCCGGTCTGCGCCTGGACGATATCCGCGCCCATTTGCTGCGCGAACTGCGCGAGACGAGCGGGGAGCTCAACCAGCTGCTGTCCAGTGCCGTGGAGTTGGCAGCCGCTTCGTTTGCGCCGCAGACCGAGGAGAGCGACGACGTCCTGGTCAGCGGGCAAACCAACCTCATGGGTTATTCCGAGCTGGCCAACCTGGAGCGCCTGCGCGAATTGTTTGAGGCATTCCAGAAGAAGAACGAGCTGCTCCAGTTGATGGAGGTCTGCTCCAAAGCGCCCGGCGTGCGCCTTTTCATCGGCGAGGAATCGGGTTTCGCCGCGTTGGATGGCTGCAGCGTGGTGACGGCCAGCTACGGCGCGCAGGGGCGCGTGTTGGGGGCGGTAGGCGTCATTGGCCCCACCCGGATGGCCTACGAGCGGGTGATCCCGGTGGTACAGGCAACGGCCAGTTTGCTCAGCGACGCCTTGAATCGCGCCGCCACGACCCTATAACGCGCCCGGGAGGCGGGATTTACCCGCAGAATTTGTTGACGGTTGGTGCCCTGGGGCGCCGGCCACGGATAAGGCTTGGAGTTATTCATGCAGAGCAACGATCCACAGGCACCGAACGAGGCACAGGGCGAGTCGCCCCAGGCCGAACTGGACGCACTCAAGGCGCGCGTCGCCGAGCTCGAGGCTGGCAACAGCGAGCTGCGTGACACCGTGCTGCGCGAAAAGGCCGAGATCGAGAACCAGCGCCGCCGCCTGCAGCGTGATGTAGAGCAAGCCCGCCGCTTTGCCAACGAAAAGCTGTTGAACGAGCTGCTGCCGGTATACGACGGTCTCGAGCGTGGACTGGAAGTGGAGGGCGGTGATGTCACCACGGTGCGTGAGGGTATCTCGCTCACGCTCAAGTCGCTGCTGAAGATTGCCGAGAACAATGGTTTGGTCCAGGTCGATCCGCTGGGCCAGCCGCTGGATCCGGAAAAGCACCACGCCGTCAGCATCGTTGATGCCCCGGGTGCTGCTCCCAACACCGTGGTCAACGTGCTGCAGAAGGGCTATGTGTTGAACGATCGACTGTTGCGCCCGGCGTTGGTAGCGGTCGCGAAGGATTGACGCCTTGCCGGAGGTCGAGGACGCCTGAACCGCGTCCCCTTCGGGCCTAGGCAGTAGCATCGGAGGTCTTGCCGGCATTGAGATGCCAGGCGTCGGGCCCCATCTGGAAACCAGTTGCGGCCGAGGGGTCGCTAAAAAGCATTCGGGAGTAGACAAACATGGGCAAAATCATCGGTATCGATCTGGGCACGACCAACTCGTGCGTCGCCGTGATGGATGGCACCACGGCGAAGGTCATCGAGAACTCGGAGGGCGATCGCACCACCCCGTCCATCGTGGCCTTCACCAAGGACAACGAAGTCCTGGTGGGCGCGCCGGCCAAGCGCCAGAGCGTGACCAACCCCAAGAACACCTTCTACGCGGTGAAGCGCCTGATCGGCCGCAAGTTCACCGACGCTGAAGTGCAGAAAGACCTGCACATCGTTCCCTACGGCATCGTGGCCCACGAGAACGGCGACGCCTGGGTGCAGACCGCCGATGGCAAGAAGATGGCTCCGCAGGAGATCTCGGCCAAGGTGCTGATGAAGATGAAGAAGACCGCCGAAGACTATCTCGGCGAGCCGGTCACGGAAGCCGTGATCACGGTGCCGGCCTACTTCAACGACAGCCAGCGCCAGGCCACCAAGGACGCCGGCCGCATCGCGGGCCTGGACGTCAAGCGCATCATCAACGAGCCGACCGCGGCCGCGCTGGCCTATGGCCTGGACAAGAAGGGCGGCGATCGCAAGATCGCGGTGTACGACCTTGGCGGCGGCACCTTCGACGTGTCGATCATCGAGATCGCCGAAGTCGACGGCGAGAAGCAGTTCGAAGTGCTGGCCACCAACGGCGACACCTTCCTGGGTGGCGAAGATTTCGACATGCGCGTCATCGACTACCTGGTCGAGGAGTTCAAGAAGGACCAGGGCATGGACCTGCGTAAGGATCCGCTAGCCCTGCAGCGTCTGAAGGATGCCGCCGAGCGCGCGAAGATCGAGCTATCGACCAGCCATCAGACCGAAGTGAACCTGCCGTACATCACGGCCGATGCCTCCGGTCCCAAGCACCTCAACATCAAGCTCACCCGCGCCAAGCTCGAGGCGCTGGTGGAAGACCTGGTCAAGCGCACCATCGACCCGTGTCGCACCGCCTTGAATGACGCCGGCCTGCGCGTGTCCGATATTCAGGACGTGATCCTGGTCGGTGGCCAGACGCGCATGCCCAAGGTGCAGGAGTCGGTGAAGGACTTCTTCGGCAAAGAGCCGCGCAAGGACGTCAACCCGGACGAGGCCGTCGCTGTCGGCGCCGCGATCCAGGGTGGCGTGCTGGGCGGCACCGTGAAGGACGTGCTGCTGTTGGACGTGACCCCGCTGTCGCTCGGTATCGAGACGATGGGCGGCGTGATGACCAAGCTGATCGAGAAGAACACCACCGTGCCGACCAAGGCCTCGCAGGTGTTCTCCACCGCCGATGACAACCAGACCGCGGTGACCGTGCACGTGTTGCAGGGTGAGCGCGAGCGCGCCAGCGCGAACAAGTCGCTGGGCAAGTTCGACCTGCAGGGCATCGACGCAGCACCGCGCGGCATGCCGCAGATTGAGGTCACCTTCGACATCGACGCCAACGGCATCCTGCATGTGTCGGCCAAGGACAAGAAGACCGGCAAGGAAACCAAGATCGAGATCAAGGCCGGCTCGGGCCTGTCCGAGGATGAGATCAACCGCATGGTCGCGGACGCCGAGGCGAACAAGGAAGAGGACAAGAAGTTCCACGAGCTGGTCAGCACCCGCAACAAGGCCGACCAGCTCGTGCACGCCACCCGCAGCGCACTGAAGGAGCACGGCGGCAAGGTGCCGCCTGATCAGCTCAGCAGCATCGAAGGCGCCTTGTCCGACCTGGAAAAGGTCAAGGACAGCGACGACAAGGCGGCGATCGAGTCCAAGATCGAGAAGCTCGAGCAGGTCGCCCAGGCGCTGTACGCAGCAGCCCAGGGCGGCGGCCAGGCGGATGCCGGCGCGCACCAGGCCGGCCCGCAGGGTCCGGCCGGCGGCCACCAGGACGATGTGGTCGATGCCGAGTTCACTGAAGTCAAGGACGACAAGAAGTAAGATGTCCCGGTCGGCGCTGCCGATCTAACGCAGCCCGCGCCCGGGACTCGACCCAGGCGCGGGCTGTTTGCTGAGGAGACATGGATCGCGCGATTCATGTGAAAGAGCGGTCTATGTCGGATGCAACAATGAGCAAGCGTGATTACTACGAAATCCTGAGCGTCGAACGCACGGTCACCGAGGCCGAGCTGAAGAAGTCCTTCCGCCGGCTGGCGATGAAGTTCCACCCCGACCGTTGCCCGGACGATCCGCACGCGCAGGAAAAATTCAAAGAGGCCAAAGAGGCCTACGAAATCCTGTCCGATCCGCAGAAGCGTGCGATGTACGACCAGCACGGCCATGCCGCCTTCGAGCACGGCATGGGTGGTGGTCGTGGTGGTGCCGGCTTCGGCGACATGGGCGACATCTTCGGCGATATTTTTGGCGACATTTTCGGCATGGGCGGCGGCCGCGGTCGTGCGCGCCGTGGCTCGGACCTGCGCTACATCATGGAGCTTGATCTCGAGGAAGCCGTGTTTGGCGTCGAGCGCAAGTTCGAGATTCCGACCCAGGTCAATTGCCACCATTGCAACGGCTCGGGCTCGGCGGACGGCAAGACCGTGCAGTGCCGTACCTGCCAGGGTCACGGCCGTGTTCGCATGCAGAACGGCATCTTCTCGATCCAGCAGGCCTGCCCGCATTGCGGTGGCAGTGGCCAGGCCATCGAGAAGCCCTGCAAGGAATGCGACGGCGAAGGCCGCCTGCAAGAAACACGCGCCTTGTCGGTGAACATCCCCGCGGGCGTGGACAACGGCGACCGCATCCGTCTGGCGGGACAGGGCGAAGCCGGTCCGGCCGGAAGCGAAGCGGGCGACCTGTATGTGGAAGTGCGCGTGCGCGAGCATGCGATCTTCCAGCGAGACGGCAACGACCTGCATTGCGAGCTGCCGATCCGTTTCTCGCAGGCTGCCTTGGGCGCCGAGCTGCAGGTGCCCACGCTGGAAGGCGAGGTGCCCATCACGATTCCGCCGGAAACGCAGACGGGTCAGCTGTTCCGCTTGCGTGGACGTGGCGTGAAGTCGGTGCGCAGCAGTCGTACCGGCGACCTGATCTGCCGTGTCGTGGTGGAGACGCCGGTGCGTTTGACCAAGGAGCAGCGCGACCTGCTCGAGCAGCTCGAGGCCACGTTCTCCGATGGCGATGCTCATCAGCACACGCCGCGTGCCAAGTCCTGGGTCGATGGCGTCAAGCAGTTCTGGTCGCGCGTCACTTCGTAAATGCATGCGCCTTCCCCGACCGGGGAAGGCGCTTCCATGCGGCCTTTCCCGTGTACGCCGCTCCTGGCTGCCGTTAGCATCGCGGCTTCCGTCTTTGCTGCTGCGCCCGAAAGGAGTCCACGCATGAGCCGTCCCGTTCGACTCGCCATCAATGGCGCCACTGGCCGCATGGGGCAATCCTTGCTCGGCTTGATCAAGGGCGACGCGCGCTTCGTCCTGGTCGCGGCCATCACGTCACCGGACTCATCTCATAGGGGCCAACCGGTCTACGTGGGTGACGACAGCTTGCGCTTCACGCATGGTTGGCCGAGCGCCAACGCGCTTGATGTGGTGATCGACTTCAGCGGTCCGGCGGGGCTGGCCGAGGCGTTGACCTATTGCGAGTCGCATGGGGTGGCCCTGGTCACCGGCACCACCGGTGTCGATGCGACCTTCAGCCAGCGACTGGCGTCGTCGGCACAACGCATCGCGCTGTTGCGTGCCGCCAATTTCAGCCTCGGTGTCGCCGTGCTGACCCGCTTGCTGCGGGAGGCCGCCGCGGCGCTGCCCGATTGGGACCTCGACATCATCGAGGCACATCACAATCGCAAGGAAGATGCTCCTTCGGGGACCGCGCTGGCGTTGGGCGAGGCTGCTGCGGATGGACGAAATACCACGCTTGCGGAAAGCGCCGTCTACGCGCGCGAGGGGCGTACCGGTCCGCGCGCGCACGGCACGATCGGTTTTGCGGTTGTACGTGGTGGCGATATCGTCGGCGAGCACGTTGCCTTGCTGATGGGGCAGGGCGAGCGCGTGGAACTGGCGCATCGCGCCACGGATCGCGCCATCTTTGCTCGTGGCGCATTGGAAGCGGCGCACTGGCTCAGCGGGCGCACGGCAGGTGCCTACGATCTCGATGCCATGCTGAGCGAACGAGCCGCGCACTGAGTAACGCCAGAATTACCTCCGTCCGTCATCCCAGCGAAGGATAGGATCCAGCGGCGCACCGGATGGCCCGAACTTGTCTGGCCACACCGCCGCGGCTACCATGGCAGGCATTGTCATTGGGGAGTAGCCATCCTCACCCCACTCGCATGCCGTCTCGGCTTGCGATTCCAGAGGAATCCACGTCAACAGACTTGAAGCCCCGGCTTCATGGCGTGGATGGCCCACCGATCACCGTCAGGGATCGGTAGCCCGGCGAGACCTTTGGCCACGACGCGCTCACCCGGCCGGGCGAGCTTGCGTCGTTGCGCCAATGGTTTTCCGCTCGCCCGGCCATGGAAACAAGCATGCTTACAGCGTTGTTATTCCTGCTTTCGGCCGGTGCGATCTATGTTGCCTGCGAATTCTTCGTCAATGGCGTGGAATGGTTCGGGCACAAGCTCAAACTTGGTGCAACGGCTACCGGCACCGTGCTGGCGGCCTTCGGCACAGCGTTGCCGGAGAGCGCCGTGACCTTCGTCGCCGTGATACTGGGGCGCACGCCGGAGCAGAGGGACATTGGTGTGGGTGCGGCGCTCGGCGGGCCGCTGGTGCTGGCCACGATCGCCTATGCCGTCGTGGGTGTAGCGCTGTGGATGAATCGCCGCAAGCTGCAGCGCGTGGATGCCCTGGTTCGAGTCGAGCATGGTCGCCTGGCGCGGGATCAGTCGTGGTTCCTTGGGATCTTCGTGGTCAAGTGCGGGCTGGGCCTGGTCGCCTTTGCGCTCAAGCCCTGGCTGGGCGTGTTGTTCCTCGCCGCCTATGCGCTGTACGTGTGGCGCGAGCTGAAGGACGACAGCACGGCGCCGGAAGAGGAGGAGCTCGAGCCGTTGAAGTTCCGCCCAAAAGCCGTCGATCCCGCGTTGTCGTGGGTCATCCTGCAGACCACGCTGGCGTTGCTGGTGATCGCGTTTGCTTCGCACACCTTCGTGAAACAGATCGAGACCATAGGTATCGCCTTACAGCTATCGCCGCACCTGGTCGCCCTGGTGCTGAGCCCGGTGGCCACCGAGTTGCCGGAAACGATGAACGCGCTGATCTGGGTGCGGCAGGGCAAGGAGCGGCTCGCCTTGGCGAATATCTCCGGCGCCATGATGATCCAGGCGACGATTCCGAGCGCGTTGGCGATCTTCGCGACGCCATGGCTGTTCGATGCGCCCTTGATGGTCGCCGGCCTGCTGACCGGTATCGCCGTGGTGTACCTGTGGTGGCTGTTCCGCAAAGGGCGCGTGGATGCGCGCTGGCTACTGCCCGTGGCAGCGCTCTATGGCGTTTTCGCCGTCTACGTCGCCTGGTATTTCAGCAGCAAGCTCTGATTTGGCCCTGCCACGCTGTCGCGTGAAGCTCGCTAGGCGCTCTGATCTGGCTTGCTTCAGTCACGATGCGAGGCGTTGCGGTCACGACCGGCACCCAGCTTGCGGTCGAGCGAACCAAAGATCTTCTTGAAGGTGCGTGCGAACTTGCCTCGCTTGGTCTTGCGCAGCTTTTCCTCTTCGCTGGTGAGCCAGGTCACCTGGATCACCCGGCGCTCGCCTTCGAAGGGGAGATGGCCGTGGAAGGAGTTGTCGCAACGCTTGAACACGGCGAACTCACCGTAAAGCGGCTTCAGCTCGGGGGCCAGCACGCTGTCGATGTTGTCGATGCTGCCGAGAAAACGCAGGCAGCCATCACTGGTGTCCGGCCACATGGGGTTGAGATAGAGCAAGGCCGTCGCCACTTTGGACGTGCTGTCCGTGTGGATGGTGCCGTGGCGCTTGTTGAGCGACCGGCACAGCGTGACCAGGGTGGGAAACTGGCCGAGATTCGGGATGCCCAGGCGCTGGCCGACGGCGCTGGCAAAGTCGCCCGAGCTCAGGCGCTGTACCAGGGCATTGACTGAAGGGCCGCAATCGCTGGAATCGTAAGGAAAGAAGCCGGCACTCGTGTAGCGCGGAAAATCGCGCTCCAGGTCGCCGCGCGCCTCGTCCGGCAGCTGCCCGTGGGCGATCAGGAACGGGAACGGCTCCAACCGAATATCCGTGTCTGGTCGGTCAAGGCGGGCGGGATCGAGCAGCACGGCTGAATTCATCGAGATCGGTCTTTGGCTTGGCGGCGCTAGTTTAGCGCCCGGATCGAGCGTTGATAGGCCTTGTCGGGGCGCTTTGTTCAGCTGTTTTTGGTGGACAGAAAAGGCTCTTGCACCTATCATTTTAACCCGCCCTACGACTTTCCTTGATCAAGGTCCACAAGCCTGCAAAGTGCGGCTTGCGGACTTTGCTGCACCTAAAAGGCGGAATTCCCATGCCTATCCCCGCTCTGCTTGCCCTCGAAGACGGCAGCGTGTTTCACGGCTACGCCGTGGGCGCGACTGGTGAGACCGTTGGTGAGGTGGTTTTCAACACCGCCATGACCGGCTACCAGGAGATCCTCACCGATCCCTCGTACGCCAAACAGATCGTCACCCTCACGTATCCCCATATCGGCAACACGGGCGTCAATCTCGAAGATGCCGAATCCAATACCGTGCATGCCGCTGGCCTGATCGTGCGCGATGTTCCGCGTCGACACAGCAACTGGCGCAGCAGCGAAAGCCTGCCTGATTACCTGCAACGCCATGGCATCGTCGCCATTGCAGGCATCGACACGCGCCGGCTCACCCGCATCCTGCGCGACAAGGGTGCGCTCTCCGGCTGCATCGTTGCCGGCGAGCAGGTCGACGTGGACGCCGCACTGGCCAAGGCGCGTGCTTTCCCGGGCCTCAACGGCATGGACCTGGCCAAGGTTGTCAGCGTCGGCGAGTCCTATACGTGGAACGAAGGCGTTTACGACCTCGACAACAAGGCATTCAATCAGCCATCCAAACGCTTCAAGGTCGTGGCATACGACTTTGGCGTGAAGCACAACATCCTGCGCCTGCTGGCCGAGCAGGGTTGCGACCTCACGGTCGTGCCTGCACAGACGCCGGCGACCGACGTGTTGGCGATGAAGCCCGATGGTGTGTTCCTGTCCAATGGCCCTGGCGATCCGGCTGCCTGCGACTACGCGGTCGAGGCGACGCGCGAGTTCCTCGACGCGAAGATCCCGCTGTTCGGCATCTGCCTGGGCCATCAGATCATGGGCCTTGCCGTTGGCGCCAAGACGCTGAAGATGAAGTTCGGCCATCACGGCGCGAACCATCCGGTGAAGGACATCGACGATAGTCGCGTGCTGATCACCTCGCAGAACCACGGCTTCGCGGTCGATCCGGCCACGCTGCCGGCGAACGTGCGCGTGACTCATGTCTCGCTGTTCGACGGTTCGCTACAGGGCTTCGCGTTCACCGATCGTCCCGCGTTCTGCTTCCAGGGTCATCCCGAAGCTAGTCCAGGCCCGCACGACATGCGCTACCTCTTTGATCGTTTTGCTGCACTGATGCAGGAGGCCCGCTGAGATGGCTAAGCGTACCGATATCAAGAGCATCCTCATCATCGGCGCAGGCCCGATCGTCATCGGTCAGGCGTGCGAGTTCGATTACTCCGGCGCGCAGGCATGCAAGGCGCTGAAGGAAGAGGGTTACCGCGTCATCCTGGTGAACTCCAATCCCGCCACGATCATGACCGACCCGGAGACGGCGGATGCCGTCTACATCGAGCCGATCAACTGGCAGACGGTGGAGCGCATCATCGCCAAGGAGCGCCCGGATGCGGTGCTGCCGACGATGGGGGGCCAGACCGGTCTCAACTGCGCGCTGGATCTTGCCGACCACGGCGTGCTCGAGAAGTACAACGTCGAGCTGATCGGCGCCTCGCGCGAAGCCATCCGCATGGCCGAGGACCGCGAGCTGTTCCGCGTCGCCATGGCCGAGATCGGCCTGGAGTGCCCGAAGGCCGAGGTCGTGCGCACGTTCGAGCAGGCGCTGGAGACGCAGGTCAAGGTGGGCTATCCGACCATCATCCGTCCCAGCTTCACGCTCGGCGGTTCCGGTGGTGGCATTGCCTACAACCGCGAAGAGTTCGAGGAGATCGTCAAGCGCGGTCTCGAGCTCTCGCCGGTGGGCGAAGTGCTGGTCGAGGAATCCGTGCTCGGCTGGAAGGAATTCGAGATGGAAGTGGTCCGCGACAAGGCGGATAACTGCATCATCGTGTGCTCGATCGAGAACCTCGATCCGATGGGCGTGCATACCGGCGACTCGATCACGGTCGCGCCGGCGCAGACGCTCACCGACAAGGAATACCAGCGCCTGCGCGACGCTTCGATTGCGGTGCTGCGCAAGATCGGCGTGGATACCGGCGGCTCCAACGTGCAGTTCGGCATCAATGCCGAGAACGGCCGCGTGGTGGTGATCGAGATGAACCCGCGTGTGTCGCGTTCTTCGGCGCTGGCCTCCAAGGCCACTGGGTTCCCGATCGCCAAGATCGCCGCCAAGCTGGCCGTGGGTTACACGCTGGACGAGCTCAAGAACGACATTACCGGCGGCCTCACGCCGGCCTCGTTCGAGCCGACCATCGACTACGTGGTCACCAAGATCCCGCGCTTCGCGTTCGAGAAGTTCCCCTCGGCCGATGCCCGTCTCACCACTCAGATGAAGTCGGTGGGCGAAGTGATGGCGATGGGCCGCACCTTCCATGAGTCGCTGCAGAAAGCCTTGCGCGGCTTGGAGATCGGCAAGACCGGTCTCAATCCGACCGGCCTGGATCTCACCACGGAAGATGGCTTGGCCGTGCTCAAGCGCGAGCTACGCGAGCCGCGTCCGGATCGTGTGTTCCATCTCGCCGATGCGTTCCGTGCCGGGCTGTCGCTGGAAGAGGTGTACCACCTCAGCCGCGTCGACCCTTGGTTCCTCGCTGCCTTCGAAGACATCGTGCTGACCGAGGGCGAGGTGAAGACGCAGGGGCTCACCGCGCTCGACGCGCCGCGCATGCGTGAACTGAAGCGCATGGGCTTCTCCGACGCGCGCGTGGCCGAGCTGACCAGTACCGACGAAGCCGCCGTGCGTCACCTGCGCCATACGCTCGGCGTGCGCCCGGTGTACAAGCGCGTCGACTCCTGCGCCGCCGAGTTCGCGACGACGACCGCGTACATGTACTCGACCTACGAGGAAGAGTGCGAAGCCGCGCCGACGAATCGC is a window encoding:
- the dapB gene encoding 4-hydroxy-tetrahydrodipicolinate reductase — encoded protein: MSRPVRLAINGATGRMGQSLLGLIKGDARFVLVAAITSPDSSHRGQPVYVGDDSLRFTHGWPSANALDVVIDFSGPAGLAEALTYCESHGVALVTGTTGVDATFSQRLASSAQRIALLRAANFSLGVAVLTRLLREAAAALPDWDLDIIEAHHNRKEDAPSGTALALGEAAADGRNTTLAESAVYAREGRTGPRAHGTIGFAVVRGGDIVGEHVALLMGQGERVELAHRATDRAIFARGALEAAHWLSGRTAGAYDLDAMLSERAAH
- the carA gene encoding glutamine-hydrolyzing carbamoyl-phosphate synthase small subunit, with translation MPIPALLALEDGSVFHGYAVGATGETVGEVVFNTAMTGYQEILTDPSYAKQIVTLTYPHIGNTGVNLEDAESNTVHAAGLIVRDVPRRHSNWRSSESLPDYLQRHGIVAIAGIDTRRLTRILRDKGALSGCIVAGEQVDVDAALAKARAFPGLNGMDLAKVVSVGESYTWNEGVYDLDNKAFNQPSKRFKVVAYDFGVKHNILRLLAEQGCDLTVVPAQTPATDVLAMKPDGVFLSNGPGDPAACDYAVEATREFLDAKIPLFGICLGHQIMGLAVGAKTLKMKFGHHGANHPVKDIDDSRVLITSQNHGFAVDPATLPANVRVTHVSLFDGSLQGFAFTDRPAFCFQGHPEASPGPHDMRYLFDRFAALMQEAR
- the carB gene encoding carbamoyl-phosphate synthase large subunit, with the translated sequence MAKRTDIKSILIIGAGPIVIGQACEFDYSGAQACKALKEEGYRVILVNSNPATIMTDPETADAVYIEPINWQTVERIIAKERPDAVLPTMGGQTGLNCALDLADHGVLEKYNVELIGASREAIRMAEDRELFRVAMAEIGLECPKAEVVRTFEQALETQVKVGYPTIIRPSFTLGGSGGGIAYNREEFEEIVKRGLELSPVGEVLVEESVLGWKEFEMEVVRDKADNCIIVCSIENLDPMGVHTGDSITVAPAQTLTDKEYQRLRDASIAVLRKIGVDTGGSNVQFGINAENGRVVVIEMNPRVSRSSALASKATGFPIAKIAAKLAVGYTLDELKNDITGGLTPASFEPTIDYVVTKIPRFAFEKFPSADARLTTQMKSVGEVMAMGRTFHESLQKALRGLEIGKTGLNPTGLDLTTEDGLAVLKRELREPRPDRVFHLADAFRAGLSLEEVYHLSRVDPWFLAAFEDIVLTEGEVKTQGLTALDAPRMRELKRMGFSDARVAELTSTDEAAVRHLRHTLGVRPVYKRVDSCAAEFATTTAYMYSTYEEECEAAPTNRDKIIVLGGGPNRIGQGIEFDYCCVHAALALREDGFETIMVNCNPETVSTDYDTSDRLYFEPLTLEDVLEIVYLEKPKGVIVQYGGQTPLKLARALEAAGVPVIGTSPDSIDLAEDRERFQQMIVKLGLIQPPNRTARTADEALALAREIGYPLVVRPSYVLGGRAMEVVYDDADLSRYIREAVQVSNDSPVLLDRFLDHAVEVDVDIIADAEGNVLIGGIMEHIEEAGVHSGDSSCSLPPYSLSAEVQDEMRRQVAAMAKELKVIGLMNTQFAIQGDTVFILEVNPRASRTVPFVSKATGVPLAKIAARAMAGKSLVAQGTTREVIPAYYSVKEAIFPFLKFQNVDPILGPEMRSTGEVMGVGRSFGAAFARGHDAAGIKTPPKGKVFVSVRDADKDRLLPIAREVLERGFSLVATEGTAAYLDKHGVACERINKVIEGRPHIVDLIKNGEIVYIVNTTEGKQAIADSFSIRREALQRRVTYSTTVAGARALVHSLDYHGDDQVNSLQELHEELKA
- a CDS encoding sodium:calcium antiporter, whose product is MLTALLFLLSAGAIYVACEFFVNGVEWFGHKLKLGATATGTVLAAFGTALPESAVTFVAVILGRTPEQRDIGVGAALGGPLVLATIAYAVVGVALWMNRRKLQRVDALVRVEHGRLARDQSWFLGIFVVKCGLGLVAFALKPWLGVLFLAAYALYVWRELKDDSTAPEEEELEPLKFRPKAVDPALSWVILQTTLALLVIAFASHTFVKQIETIGIALQLSPHLVALVLSPVATELPETMNALIWVRQGKERLALANISGAMMIQATIPSALAIFATPWLFDAPLMVAGLLTGIAVVYLWWLFRKGRVDARWLLPVAALYGVFAVYVAWYFSSKL
- a CDS encoding 2OG-Fe(II) oxygenase translates to MNSAVLLDPARLDRPDTDIRLEPFPFLIAHGQLPDEARGDLERDFPRYTSAGFFPYDSSDCGPSVNALVQRLSSGDFASAVGQRLGIPNLGQFPTLVTLCRSLNKRHGTIHTDSTSKVATALLYLNPMWPDTSDGCLRFLGSIDNIDSVLAPELKPLYGEFAVFKRCDNSFHGHLPFEGERRVIQVTWLTSEEEKLRKTKRGKFARTFKKIFGSLDRKLGAGRDRNASHRD